AAAAATGTATCATGGCTCAgtaaaaaggttgaaaaacatgGGGGATACTCACGGGTGACGCTCTGCACTTTGGAGACCAGGCTGCTCGGCGGGGTGGGAGCCACCTTCTCGGAGAAGTCACAAGAGTAGAGGACGTTGTCCACGGTGGTCCCGTGCTCACTGTAGTTCAGCAGCTCGTAATGCTTCGTGTTCTGAGGAACCAAACGAGTGAGAGAATGTACATGTAATTCAAACACGCCAAACTTTTATCTATGGGATGTGATTTGCTATAAGCACTTTCAGGAATGCATATTACGCATGCTCACCTCATCATAGAAAATACAGGCATGTTTTCCTGAAACATAATTGCAATGACCATATTTGGTAAGGCACACGTCCATTTCAGCACCTGGAGAGTAGACATCAAGAGGACAGTGTCAGCCACCCATATATGCACACAGAACCATGCGCCTGAATGTTTATTCATTgtcagccagtcagtcagtcttaCCAGTTCCTATGTACAGGGTCCTGTAACGCATGCTTACAGCTTCCCCTTTGCCCAGCACAGGGTAGAATGCAGCCCTCGCCTGAACCTCCTTCTTTTGTGCTGGAAAGACACCATAGATAGTGTATATAtgttacataataataataataataatagaatttaaccacatacatgcacaaattGTATTTGGGTATAAAactaaaacaatgttttatcattttaaaaaaatcttagaGTGAACACTTGCAACGTTAAACGTTTGCACGGTCAAGACACCACACTGGGCAAGAGGACGAGGGCTACTGTGTGTCGGTGTTGCAGCCTTACCTTCAGTGggcggtgtgggtgtgggtgtgggtgtgggggtggagggagatggagaggcagtGATGGGAGAGGGCGCCCCACAGGCTTTGGGGAGCTGGGAGGCCTTCTTGGGGAAGAGCTGCTGGATCCTCTGCCACGCCAGCATTCGAACCATATCTTCATCCAGCTTGCTCAGCTCAATGTCTGTCCACAAAAACAGCATTTACAATAAGCACCACAAAACAGGTGCACTTCCGCAACTGGTACTGAGTGCACACTAGCGGGCATTGTGAAAAACAAGTTTCAGTTTTGTGTCTGTTCATAAAGAGTAGCACTTTCTTTCAGGTTGAAGGAGCCTCACCTGGTTTTCCTTCAACGACTCCTTTCAAGCAGCCGGACAGAGCTGCTATTGCTGGAGACACGGACATGCTACCAGGCGACACCTTCCCCCCTGAGTGgcagaatgcaaaaaaaaaagtctaattCAGCTCACATGAAAatgagaaatggaaaaacacTGCAGTCTAAATCCATGGgggttcatcaggtccctttccacaggtgtattaatcaaacaccatgcagcctgcattcataatctaggtgcttgattgcatacacctgtggaaagggacctgatgaaacccatgaataacaTTCCTAAGTTTCAATGAATCAGCAATCTACATTTGCGACTGATTTGTGTGTAAGATTGCTAAATAGCATCATATACTCTGTTGGTAGTGTTTGACTATGATATAAAAACAgctttgagagagaaaaaaaagtctgtGTTCAAAGAATGCTTGAAATGATTTGAAAACAGTGACTCAACTCCCAGTCCCAACCAGCTATAAAACCTCTGCCCTGTCTGGTTTCTGGATAGAGGTGCCATACCTGAGGGAGGTAGAGGGGATGCCAGCCTGTCCGTGGCTTTATCCTGGATGGGTCTGGGCAGGGTGAAGGTATGCGTGTCCACCACAGAGGACGAAACCTTGCCACCACCCATACTAGCCACCTCGCCACCGGAGACCGCGCTGGCACCCGATGATGCCGATGACACCAGACGGGGACTGTCTCTCTGGGCACAGACGCTTAAGAAAGGGCTGCTCTCCTCCGTCTTCACGCCATCCGTCTTCACGTGGTTGGGGAGCGATGGCTCCAGCAGCGACGGACTGGGCAGTCGGGTGGGCTTGTGGTCACCCTGTTCCGTCACCTCGAGCACCACGGGGCCGTTGGCCTTCAGCCGCCCCTCCAGCAGGCCGTTGAGGGGCCTGCAGTCCTGGCAGGGCTTCTCGTTCGAGTCGCTGCACCGGTCCAGTTGTTCCGAAGGGGCCTGGGGCTTGTGGACGACTGGAGCCCCCTGGGGGCCAACGCGAGCACTGCAGGGCTTGGACAAAGGGCTGGGTGAatgggtgctgtgtgtggagcTCGGGGAGCTGAGCTCTTTGGCCTCTACACAAGGCTTGACATCAGCCTGATGGCTCTGCTTGGAGTCCCGTTTTGAGGATGGCATCTGCTTGGCAGATAAATGTCTCATGACACTGCACTGAAGTGCAATGACACCACGAAGCCACTGCAGCACAAAGGGACAACAGTTAGAACGATACTTTACTAGCCAGACACTTTCACACAAAACTAAATACGATGCTCATCTACATAGAATAGACCTACAACAAGGAAACTGGTAGGGTCACTGTGATAGCGGCAGGTGTTGGTTGGATGTCAGATAAGATGAGCTCACCTCTTGTTGCTCGGCCTCGTTGGCAGAATACTGAAGGGGTGACTGGTGCTCCTTTTCAGGAGTGCCGTGACAGATCAATTCCCCTTGTCGGACTCCAGAAGGTtctggaaggggaggggggcactgGTACTGACTCTTAATGGAGTCCGGGACCTGGAAAAGATTTTAGTTCAATGAAGTTTCATGCTCTAGACGAAGATGGATATAGTTCCTAACTCTGCTTATGGAGGACCGTGCCAGCAATGGTACCTTAAGTGCCATCTTGCTGTGATGAGGGCCCTTTCGGTGGGGCAGGTTTTGTCTGTGGGCCAGCCGCAAGAAGTCCACCTTGACAGCGTTCTGAGAAATGCGGTCCTGGAACTGGTCAAAGAGCTGGCACCGATTGCTGTAGGTTGTACTCCTCTGGTTCAGCTGAGCAAGAAAAGGATGTTAGTTTACAACACAAAGCCGCCTCTCATATTCCACACACATATTACTATCCGGGGACCATAATTCACAAAGTTTTCGCTAGTAATGCATAACTAATGGAAATGTGCTAGTGAAGTTCTTTTGTCACAAGAGATTCTATTTTGTTATCTGCTCCAAATGAAAATGTGCCGTCTGTTTAAAAATATTGTTTAATATGGGAATTTTTCCCTTCTATGAGCCTTTCAAATGCTGATTTTGGCAGAGACTCACCACCGCATGCTCGATGTGGTTTGGACACATCCATCTCCCAGTGGGCATGGCAGTGAGAGGCGGGTCCAGACAGTCCATGTGGAACAGCAGGGGGCAGTAATCGCACTGGACCAGCGGAGCAACTCGGCAGCTCCTGAGAACAGCAGAGGAAGACGAGCCGTTTCAAACGCAAGTTGAACTACCGGATCCAGAGATCGCCCGAGAAGGGAGCAGATTCCAATCTCAGGGTAAAAAAGTATTGCAACAGCAGGGATCTGAACTTTTCCACTAGAAGCTGTTTTTTTGGCTCCCACCCAGTTTCATGAGTAACATTTCAAAATCTTTCTCTGACTTTTCAAGAGAAGTGGCATTTCTATGACCTTTCACAACCTACTAATACAAGAAAAATGACATTTGCAATTGCAAAATGACTTTACTCCACACAGGCTGGGCTAACTTACTGAACTAATCAACCTTTCCCATGACTTCTGTAACAGGATAAGTCGTCTCCATAAGGAAATCACTGCTGGATCTATGCTCGAATGTCTGGTATGCATCGCATCTTACTCATTATAATCAAATAATGTATATATTTGAGGGGTTAATCAGATACTGATGAACAAATACGGAACATGCAAAACTAtgtaaatgtatgaaaatgcaGGTGTCTACGAGTACCAAGCAGATTGTTGGACCGGTCAAGTAACTTTATGCATAGGACATGCATATGTACGACTTTCTTTGATTGACGTATTGTGATAAGATGTCCTACCTGCCACAGGAGTAGCACAACCTGACTGGCAGTGGGACCAGCCCACTGGGATCCAGCTCGTGCTGCAGCCTCTTTACATTCTTTCCCGTCATTTCTTCTTTCCGTCTCCGCTTGCTGCTTCCTGGAAGACCATCGACATCGTGTCATTAATCAGAGCCATTCAACACTAGATTATACCGAGTGCATACACCGGGGgcacctacagtaatttcctgcatgtAAGCCACATTGTGCATAAACCGCAGGACACTGTTTTAtgaaagttaaaagaaacaaaaccatattaacaccatattaactgccccccctgtattaacctcatagctgaagaaattttgcaaaatcaatgtataagccgtggctaatagtcgggaaattacagtatgcTAGGAATGCTTGCAGGTTGCACACTGGACTGCTGCTTCCA
The Sardina pilchardus chromosome 13, fSarPil1.1, whole genome shotgun sequence genome window above contains:
- the phf12b gene encoding PHD finger protein 12 — its product is MWDKMETPRIVYDLDTSGGLMEQIQTLLAPPKSEDGEKKRKPEREPRRSGRANNHDTCDSCREGGDLLCCDHCPAAFHLQCCNPPLSEEMLPPGDWMCHRCNVHKKKREQKAEQMNGLLDCPLSKRSSSPAAELDVSAGAGTGPALRLDGLPPVPGGGGGSLRVAVAQVRLLERRVSSRPSSRPGTPTSNASTDTPTPSEPNDADEEMLDPEEDAPGSETDGTTGGPRLKRPFELLIAAAMEQNPTQFQLPNELTCTTALPGSSKRRRKEEMTGKNVKRLQHELDPSGLVPLPVRLCYSCGRSCRVAPLVQCDYCPLLFHMDCLDPPLTAMPTGRWMCPNHIEHAVLNQRSTTYSNRCQLFDQFQDRISQNAVKVDFLRLAHRQNLPHRKGPHHSKMALKVPDSIKSQYQCPPPLPEPSGVRQGELICHGTPEKEHQSPLQYSANEAEQQEWLRGVIALQCSVMRHLSAKQMPSSKRDSKQSHQADVKPCVEAKELSSPSSTHSTHSPSPLSKPCSARVGPQGAPVVHKPQAPSEQLDRCSDSNEKPCQDCRPLNGLLEGRLKANGPVVLEVTEQGDHKPTRLPSPSLLEPSLPNHVKTDGVKTEESSPFLSVCAQRDSPRLVSSASSGASAVSGGEVASMGGGKVSSSVVDTHTFTLPRPIQDKATDRLASPLPPSGGKVSPGSMSVSPAIAALSGCLKGVVEGKPDIELSKLDEDMVRMLAWQRIQQLFPKKASQLPKACGAPSPITASPSPSTPTPTPTPTPPTEAQKKEVQARAAFYPVLGKGEAVSMRYRTLYIGTGAEMDVCLTKYGHCNYVSGKHACIFYDENTKHYELLNYSEHGTTVDNVLYSCDFSEKVAPTPPSSLVSKVQSVTRRCKKRKSEPEDAVEGFLPAGGVMSSQCQAESSGHQCNCKASSSSLIGGSGAGWEGTALLHHGSCVKLGCLQFIFSIAEFAAKQPKEEVVVEEVVVEVVQEDMTCPVQESQELAGARALSSQQVPARHSNSVP